Proteins encoded together in one Columba livia isolate bColLiv1 breed racing homer chromosome 3, bColLiv1.pat.W.v2, whole genome shotgun sequence window:
- the ZNF513 gene encoding zinc finger protein 513, producing the protein MPRRKQSHPQPVKGECAAAPGGGGGGPFVTRGARCVAADARDGAEETAGAGAALVLPGELLRGRGLAFQKAPPADGLAGKVAIPAYALSDDDCSSGYQRLSVESDPEEGGEPGPAALPCRRCGLPPAASLGQSCLQCAGGEGGRGQRIVYSCQLCPFASHYSSHLKRHMKTHNGEKPFACPQCAYASAQLVNLTRHLRTHTGEKPYRCTGCSFACSSLGNLKRHERVHSQDKPFQCAACDYRCNQSRNLKRHMLSHRLPEGEGPHRDKDPEPLLPELSLHVGSGPGPFLPGCARLRGEAAAALPELLFPFTCRMCGLVLDDGFVQDEGLAEQVCGRCSLAVLGSEPGASPRKGGGDKGFACSLCPFVTHYPNHLARHMKTHSGEKPFVCPLCPYASAHLDNLKRHQRVHTGEKPYKCQLCDYACGNLANLKRHGRIHSGDKPFQCSLCSYSCNQSMNLKRHMLRHTGEKPFQCRYCSYTTGHWDNYKRHQKIHGHAAESWVSPRDVKPLLAPPAVGTALP; encoded by the exons ATGCCCCGGCGGAAGCAGAGCCACCCGCAGCCGGTGAAGGGTGAGTGCGCGGCGGcgccggggggcggcggcggcggcccgtTCGTGACCCGCGGCGCTCGGTGTGTTGCAGCGGACGCCCGGGACGGCGCCGAGGAGAcggcgggagcgggagcggcGCTGGTGCTGCCCGGGGAGCTGCTGCGGGGCCGCGGCCTGGCCTTCCAGAAGGCACCGCCAG CAGACGGCCTGGCGGGGAAGGTGGCCATCCCGGCGTACGCGCTGAGCGACGACGACTGCTCCTCCGGGTACCAGCGCCTGAGCGTGGAGAGCGACCCCGAGGAGGGGGGCGAGCCGGGCCCCGCCGCGCTGCCGTGCCGCCGGTGCGGGCTGCCGCCGGCCGCCAGCCtcgggcagagctgcctgcagtgTGCCGGCGGCGAGGGCGGCCGCGGCCAGCGCATCGTCTActcctgccagctctgccccttCGCCTCCCACTACTCCAGCCACCTCAAGCGCCACATGAAGACGCACAACGGGGAGAAGCCGTTCGCCTGCCCGCAGTGCGCCTACGCCTCGGCACAGCTGGTGAACCTGACGCGGCACCTGCGCACGCACACCGGCGAGAAGCCGTACCGCTGCACGGGCTGCAGCTTCgcctgcagcagcctgggcaaCCTCAAACGCCACGAGCGCGTCCACAGCCAGGACAAGCCCTTCCAGTGCGCCGCCTGCGACTACCGCTGCAACCAGAGCCGCAACCTGAAGCGGCACATGCTCAGCCACCGCCTGCCCGAGGGCGAGGGCCCGCACCGCGACAAGGACCCAG AGCCGCTGCTGCCGGAGCTGAGCCTGCACGTGGGCAGCGGCCCCGGCCCCTTCCTGCCCGGCTGCGCCCGGCTGCGCGGCGAGGCGGCGGCCGCGCTGCCCGAGCTGCTCTTCCCCTTCACGTGCCGCATGTGCGGGCTGGTGCTGGACGACGGGTTCGTGCAGGACGAGGGCCTGGCCGAGCAGGTGTGTGGGCGCTGCAGCCTGGCCGTGCTGGGCAGCGAGCCGGGCGCCAGCCCCCGCAAGGGCGGCGGGGACAAGGGCTTCGCCTGCAGCCTCTGCCCCTTCGTCACCCACTACCCCAACCACTTGGCGCGGCACATGAAGACGCACAGCGGGGAGAAGCCGTTCGTCTGCCCGCTCTGCCCCTACGCCTCCGCGCACCTCGACAACCTGAAGCGGCACCAGCGGGTGCACACGGGCGAGAAGCCCTACAAGTGCCAGCTCTGCGACTACGCCTGCGGCAACCTGGCCAACCTCAAGCGCCACGGACGCATCCACTCGGGCGACAAGCCCTTCCAGTGCAGCCTCTGCAGCTACAGCTGCAACCAGAGCATGAACCTGAAGCGGCACATGCTGCGGCACACGGGCGAGAAGCCCTTCCAGTGCCGGTATTGCTCCTACACCACCGGCCACTGGGACAACTACAAGCGCCACCAGAAGATCCACGGCCACGCAGCCGAGAGCTGGGTGAGCCCACGCGACGTCAAACCGCTCCTGGCGCCTCCGGCcgtgggcacagccctgccctga
- the SNX17 gene encoding sorting nexin-17 isoform X1, which yields MHFSIPETETRAGDGGAAYVAYNIHVNGVLHCRVRYSQLLGLHEQLRKEYGANVVPAFPPKKIFTLTPAEVEQRREQLEKYMQAVRQDPALGASETFNSFLRKAQQETQQIPTEEVMLEVLLSNGQKVKVTILTSDQTEDVLEAVASKLDLPDELIGYFSLFLVRQAKDGAFSFVRKLQEFELPYVSVTSLRDPEFRIILRKSYWDSSYDDDVMEHRVGLNLLYVQTVSDIEHGWILVNKDQHRQLKSLQEKVSKKEFIRLAQTLKYYGYLKFDPCVTDFPEKGCHVVVSAGNNELNFQVRLPNEQIKEGSFKVTRMRCWRVTSSVPMSNGPSGSSPGKSEVKLELAFEYLMSKDRLQWVTITSPQAIMLSICLQSMVDELMVKKSGGSIRKMFRRRANGALRRSDSQQAVKSPPLLDSPDASREPMAKLSSKLTSVSLRGISHCSSASDVGANDFHGNYAFEGIGDEDL from the exons ATGCACTTCTCCATCCCCGAGACCGAGACCCGCGCCGGCGACGGCGGCGCCGCCTACGTG GCCTACAACATCCACGTGAACGGGGTGCTGCACTGCCGGGTGCGCTACAGCCAGCTCCTGGGGCTGCACGAGCAG CTGAGGAAGGAGTATGGCGCCAACGTGGTCCCCGCCTTCCCCCCAAAGAAGATCTTCACGCTCACCCCGGCAGAGGTCGAGCAGCGGCgggagcagctggagaagtACATGCAGGCGG TGCGGCAGGACCCGGCGCTGGGAGCCAGCGAGACCTTCAACAGCTTCTTGCGCAAGGCCCAGCAG GAGACGCAGCAGATCCCCACAGAGGAGGTGATGCTGGAGGTGCTGCTCTCCAACGGCCAGAAGGTCAAGGTCACCATCCTCACTTCGGACCAGACAGAGGACGTCCTCGAG GCCGTGGCCTCCAAGCTGGATCTGCCGGATGAGCTGATCGGCTACTTCAGCCTCTTCCTGGTGCGACAGGCCAAGGACGGAGCTTTCTCCT TCGTGCGGAAGCTGCAGGAGTTTGAGCTGCCGTACGTGTCCGTCACCAGCCTGCGCGACCCCGAGTTCCGGATCATCCTGCGCAAGAG CTACTGGGACTCCTCTTACGATGACGACGTAATGGAGCACCGCGTGGGGTTGAACTTGCTGTACGTGCAG ACGGTGTCAGACATCGAGCACGGGTGGATCCTCGTCAACAAGGACCAGCACCGTCAGCTGAAGTCCCTGCAGGAAAAGGTCTCCAAGAAGGAG TTCATCCGCCTGGCGCAGACCCTCAAGTACTACGGCTATCTCAAGTTCGACCCCTGCGTCACCGACTTCCCCGAGAAGGGATGCCACGTCGTCGTCAGCGCCGGCAACAACGAGCTCAACTTCCAAGTGCGGCTGCCGAACGAGCAGATCAAGGAGGGCAGCTTCAAGGTGACGCGCATGCGGTGCTGGAGGGTCACGTCCTCG GTGCCAATGAGCAACGGTCCCTCGGGGAGCAGCCCAGGCAAGTCTGAGGTGAAGCTGGAGTTGGCTTTTGAGTATCTGATGAGCAAGGACCGGCTGCAGTGGGTCACCATCACCAGCCCGCAG GCCATCATGCTGAGCATCTGCCTGCAGTCCATGGTGGACGAGCTGATGGTGAAGAAGTCTGGGGGCAGCATCCGCAAG ATGTTCCGCCGGCGGGCGAACGGGGCCCTGCGGCGCTCGGACAGCCAGCAGGCCGTGAAGTCGCCGCCGCTGCTG GACTCGCCCGACGCCTCCCGGGAGCCGATGGCCAAACTCTCG AGCAAGCTCACCTCCGTCAGCCTGCGCGGGATCAGccactgcagctctgccagcgaCGTGGGCGCTAACGACTTCCACGGCAACTACGCTTTTGAGGGCATTGGCGATGAAGATCTGTAG
- the SNX17 gene encoding sorting nexin-17 isoform X2, translating into MHFSIPETETRAGDGGAAYVAYNIHVNGVLHCRVRYSQLLGLHEQLRKEYGANVVPAFPPKKIFTLTPAEVEQRREQLEKYMQAVRQDPALGASETFNSFLRKAQQETQQIPTEEVMLEVLLSNGQKVKVTILTSDQTEDVLEAVASKLDLPDELIGYFSLFLVRQAKDGAFSFVRKLQEFELPYVSVTSLRDPEFRIILRKSYWDSSYDDDVMEHRVGLNLLYVQTVSDIEHGWILVNKDQHRQLKSLQEKVSKKEFIRLAQTLKYYGYLKFDPCVTDFPEKGCHVVVSAGNNELNFQVRLPNEQIKEGSFKVTRMRCWRVTSSVPMSNGPSGSSPGKSEVKLELAFEYLMSKDRLQWVTITSPQAIMLSICLQSMVDELMVKKSGGSIRKDSPDASREPMAKLSSKLTSVSLRGISHCSSASDVGANDFHGNYAFEGIGDEDL; encoded by the exons ATGCACTTCTCCATCCCCGAGACCGAGACCCGCGCCGGCGACGGCGGCGCCGCCTACGTG GCCTACAACATCCACGTGAACGGGGTGCTGCACTGCCGGGTGCGCTACAGCCAGCTCCTGGGGCTGCACGAGCAG CTGAGGAAGGAGTATGGCGCCAACGTGGTCCCCGCCTTCCCCCCAAAGAAGATCTTCACGCTCACCCCGGCAGAGGTCGAGCAGCGGCgggagcagctggagaagtACATGCAGGCGG TGCGGCAGGACCCGGCGCTGGGAGCCAGCGAGACCTTCAACAGCTTCTTGCGCAAGGCCCAGCAG GAGACGCAGCAGATCCCCACAGAGGAGGTGATGCTGGAGGTGCTGCTCTCCAACGGCCAGAAGGTCAAGGTCACCATCCTCACTTCGGACCAGACAGAGGACGTCCTCGAG GCCGTGGCCTCCAAGCTGGATCTGCCGGATGAGCTGATCGGCTACTTCAGCCTCTTCCTGGTGCGACAGGCCAAGGACGGAGCTTTCTCCT TCGTGCGGAAGCTGCAGGAGTTTGAGCTGCCGTACGTGTCCGTCACCAGCCTGCGCGACCCCGAGTTCCGGATCATCCTGCGCAAGAG CTACTGGGACTCCTCTTACGATGACGACGTAATGGAGCACCGCGTGGGGTTGAACTTGCTGTACGTGCAG ACGGTGTCAGACATCGAGCACGGGTGGATCCTCGTCAACAAGGACCAGCACCGTCAGCTGAAGTCCCTGCAGGAAAAGGTCTCCAAGAAGGAG TTCATCCGCCTGGCGCAGACCCTCAAGTACTACGGCTATCTCAAGTTCGACCCCTGCGTCACCGACTTCCCCGAGAAGGGATGCCACGTCGTCGTCAGCGCCGGCAACAACGAGCTCAACTTCCAAGTGCGGCTGCCGAACGAGCAGATCAAGGAGGGCAGCTTCAAGGTGACGCGCATGCGGTGCTGGAGGGTCACGTCCTCG GTGCCAATGAGCAACGGTCCCTCGGGGAGCAGCCCAGGCAAGTCTGAGGTGAAGCTGGAGTTGGCTTTTGAGTATCTGATGAGCAAGGACCGGCTGCAGTGGGTCACCATCACCAGCCCGCAG GCCATCATGCTGAGCATCTGCCTGCAGTCCATGGTGGACGAGCTGATGGTGAAGAAGTCTGGGGGCAGCATCCGCAAG GACTCGCCCGACGCCTCCCGGGAGCCGATGGCCAAACTCTCG AGCAAGCTCACCTCCGTCAGCCTGCGCGGGATCAGccactgcagctctgccagcgaCGTGGGCGCTAACGACTTCCACGGCAACTACGCTTTTGAGGGCATTGGCGATGAAGATCTGTAG
- the EIF2B4 gene encoding translation initiation factor eIF2B subunit delta has product MAERAAPGGANPAAAALVPAGQQAPELSREEKLQLRKEKKQQKKKKRSEKGPAAEPPEPGTPSEPEQPRAARPAAPPAAADGPSSAEKPPGGKSKAELRAERRAKQEAERAQKQAKRAELGQAAPAAKPRLSPAEPQSVVKRLPEHVQVDDPAAQRKLAKKLERQQVPLRQDYGTKVNLFSHLHQYSRKKPLTQQMSIPSVVIHPAVVRLGLQYSQGIINGSNARCIALLEVFKQLIRDYSTPPNEELSRDLVAKLKPHISFLNQCRPLSASMGNAIKFLKKEISCLPDTLREEEAKEKLQDTIDKYLREKILLAAEAISRSAFEKINDNDVILVYGCSSLVNRTLCDAHAKQGRAFRVVVVDSRPRLEGRETLRRLVRRGIHCTYVMINAISYVLPEVSKVLLGAHALLANGSVMSRVGTSQIALVSKSYNVPVLVCCETYKFCERVQTDSFVSNELDDPDDLVVLRKGQAQLGGWAENKSLRLLNLVYDVTPPDLVDLVITDLGMIPCTSVPVVLRVKNVDQ; this is encoded by the exons ATGGCGGAGCGGGCCGCGCCGGGCG GTGCGAACCCCGCAGCAGCCGCGCTGGTGCCGGCGGGACAGCAG GCCCCGGAGCTCTCCCgggaggagaagctgcagctgcggaaggagaagaagcagcagaagaagaagaagaggagcgAGAAGGGGCCGGCGGCCGAGCCCCCGGAGCCTGGGACGCCCTCGGAGCCCGAGCAGCCCCGGG CTGCTCGCCCCGCGGCCCCCCCAGCCGCCGCCGATGGCCCCAGCAGCGCAGAGAAGCCCCCGGGGGGCAAGAGCAAAGCCGAGCTGCGAGCAGAGCGCCGCGCCAAGCAGGAGGCCGAGCGGGCCCAGAAGCAGGCCAAGAGAGCGGAGCTGGGTCAGGCAGCCCCGGCGGCCAAGCCCCGGCTGAGCCCCGCCGAGCCGCAGTCTG TGGTGAAGCGGCTGCCGGAGCACGTGCAGGTGGACGACCCCGCTGCCCAGAGGAAACTGGCCAAGAAGCTGGAGCGCCAGCAG GTCCCTCTGAGGCAGGACTATGGCACCAAGGTCAACCTGTTCTCCCACTTGCACCAGTACAGCCGGAAGAAGCCACTGACGCAGCAGATGAG CATCCCCTCCGTGGTCATTCACCCGGCCGTGGTGCGCCTCGGCCTCCAGTACTCCCAGGGCATCATCAACGGCTCCAACGCCCGCTGCATCGCGCTGCTGGAGGTCTTCAAGCAG CTGATCCGGGATTACTCGACGCCCCCCAACGAGGAGCTGTCACGGGACCTGGTGGCCAAGCTGAAGCCACACATCAG cttcctgaaCCAGTGCCGGCCCCTTTCAGCCAGCATGGGCAACGCCATCAAGTTCCTCAAGAAGGAGATTTCGTGCCTCCCCGACACGCTGAGAGAGGAGGAG GCGAAGGAGAAGCTGCAGGACACTATTGACAAATACCTGCGGGAGAAGATCCTTTTGGCAGCGGAGGCCATTTCGAGGTCGGCCTTTGAGAAGATAAACGACAATGATGTGATCCTGGTGTACGGATG ctcGTCCCTGGTGAACCGCACGCTGTGCGACGCCCACGCGAAGCAGGGCCGCGCGTTCCGGGTGGTCGTGGTGGACAGCCGGCCGCGGCTGGAGGGCCGGGAGACGCTGCGCCGGCTGGTGCGCAGGGGCATCCACTGCACCTACGTGATGATCAACGCCATCTCCTACGTGCTGCCCGAG GTGTCCAAAGTGCTGCTGGGAGCCCACGCGCTCCTGGCCAACGGCTCCGTCATGTCGCGGGTGGGGACGTCCCAGATAGCGCTGGTCTCCAAGTCCTACAACGTGCCCGTCCTGGTGTGCTGCGAGACCTACAAGTTCTGCGAGCGAGTGCAGACCGACTCTTTTGTCTCTAACGAGCTGG ATGATCCCGATGACCTGGTTGTGCTCCGGAAGGGCCAGGCCCAGCTGGGGGGCTGGGCGGAGAACAAGTCCTTGCGCCTCCTCAACCTGGTCTACGACGTGACGCCGCCGGACCTGGTGGATCTGGTCATCACGGACTTGGGCATGATCCCCTGCACCTCGGTGCCTGTCGTCTTGCGGGTCAAGAACGTGGATCAGTAG